From Mucilaginibacter gotjawali:
TTTTTTCATGTCAGCCGGTTACAGATTTTAGTGCTCCGGGCCGGGGAGCAGGGTTTTCAGGTTAATTCTTTCTTCCTCTTTAGACTAGCAAATATATATGCTTAATTTTTTATTCCCCCAACTTTTCGTCATGACCCATCCTTATTCTGCTTGATCCAGTACTTCTGGAAAACAAGAAAGGCCCTTATAATTAAATAAGAGCCTTTTTGCAGTCGGGGTGGCAGGATTCGAACCTGCGGCCTCCACATCCCAAATGTGGCGCGATACCGGGCTACGCTACACCCCGTCGGGGCTGCAAAAGTAAGATTTTAATCTTTCTCCGCAAATCTTTTTTTAATAAAGTTTTAATTGGACGTTTTTTCAGGCAGAAATGTGAATAAACAGCCAATTGTTAAAAAAAGCAAGGCATTTTTTAGCATGATTAAGGTTAGGTGTGTTAGATAATTTTAAATACGCGTTGTTACACTCCATTTAATTATCATCATTGCAACGGCAACGGTAATAACCAACCCGAGAAAAACAAGTATCCAATATAAAAATGTTCTCATTAGCATACAGGAAATTTATCAAATCTCACCAAAGTTAATAAAATATTAACGGATAATATTGACCACGATCACTTTGATGAAAAATATTAAAACGCTTTTTGGGGTAAAATCAGCACATGTCAAAATATTTACCAATACTATTTATCTGCAGCGCCTTATAAAGTAACAATATAATTATTTATTAATTCTTTCGTCAAGATCCTGTTTATCCATTTTTTTTGATTTGTAAGTGTTTTAATACGTTAATATCAACAAAAAATTAACCTATTGTAAAAACTATTTTACCGGATTTTGTAATGGTAAATGATACCTTTGATTTATGGTTAAGGAATTTGATTTATTAACTATCTTATTAAATCAACCGCAACCTTTACAAAAACTATAACCAATACATAAAAATTGAAAGTTCTGCATAGCGTTCATGCCGCTGATTTTAAAAGTTACGATACTGCCTTGATCAGGGAGCGGTTTTTGATCGATCAAATCGTCTCAAAAGATACCGTCAATTGCGTTTATACCCACTACGACCGGATGATAGTGGGTGCAGCCAACCCCGTAACCGAACAACTTGAGCTCGGTAATTATTTTAACCTTAAAGCTGAATATTTTTTAGAGCGGAGGGAGATCGGGATTATTAATGTGGCTGGTGATGGGTTAGTTACTGCCGATGACAAGTCTTTCAACCTGAAAAAATTTGATTGTATTTACATCGGTAAAGGTGTAAAACGGGTTGCATTTACCAGTAAAAAAAGCGAAACACCAGCGGTGTTTTATTTCCTTTCTGCCCCGGCGCATACCAGTTATCCGGTAAGGCTCATGACAATGGAAGAGGCCGCGAAAGTAGATGCAGGAAGCCTAGCTACCGCAAATTTACGTACAATTAAC
This genomic window contains:
- the kduI gene encoding 5-dehydro-4-deoxy-D-glucuronate isomerase; amino-acid sequence: MKVLHSVHAADFKSYDTALIRERFLIDQIVSKDTVNCVYTHYDRMIVGAANPVTEQLELGNYFNLKAEYFLERREIGIINVAGDGLVTADDKSFNLKKFDCIYIGKGVKRVAFTSKKSETPAVFYFLSAPAHTSYPVRLMTMEEAAKVDAGSLATANLRTINKYIHEDGIKSCQLVMGLTTLQPGSVWNTMPAHTHDRRMEAYFYFDLPAGQKIMHFMGEGHETRLITLNNYEAVVSPPWSIHSGCGTHNYNFIWGMAGENMDYTDMDPISITDLR